Proteins from one Actinobacillus delphinicola genomic window:
- a CDS encoding class I SAM-dependent methyltransferase, translating into MQQKSVYDEEEFFKLYQKLRQNPHSLNEIVEKKTMLEMVPNLTNKRVLDLGCGMGEHLALYLKNGADFLAGVDLSEAMLSVAQENLHKFCGKSGRDEKETFSLNQCPMEKFDELHLPLMDVITSSFAFHYIANFPDLLKKITQQLKTGGTLVFSQEHPIVTCHKDGDRWQKDEQKRPLAYRLNYYREEGERDRNWFKKPFKTYHRTVSTIINDLISAGFTIEEMREPMLQNEPEWQENFKDLAHRPVLLFVKARKN; encoded by the coding sequence ATGCAACAAAAATCAGTTTATGACGAAGAAGAATTTTTTAAGCTATACCAAAAATTACGCCAAAATCCGCACAGTTTGAATGAAATCGTTGAAAAGAAAACGATGTTAGAAATGGTACCTAACCTTACAAATAAACGTGTCTTAGACTTAGGTTGTGGCATGGGAGAACATTTAGCCCTTTATTTGAAAAATGGTGCGGATTTTTTAGCAGGCGTAGATTTATCTGAGGCTATGTTGAGTGTAGCGCAAGAAAATTTACATAAATTTTGTGGAAAATCGGGGCGTGATGAAAAAGAAACGTTTTCGTTAAATCAGTGTCCGATGGAAAAATTTGATGAATTACATTTACCGCTGATGGATGTTATCACTAGCTCATTTGCTTTCCATTACATTGCCAATTTTCCTGATTTATTAAAGAAAATTACGCAACAATTGAAAACAGGAGGAACACTAGTCTTTTCTCAAGAGCACCCAATCGTTACATGTCATAAAGATGGGGATCGTTGGCAAAAAGATGAACAGAAACGCCCGCTTGCTTATCGTTTAAATTATTATCGTGAAGAAGGGGAGCGCGACAGAAATTGGTTTAAAAAACCGTTTAAAACCTATCATCGTACAGTTTCTACCATTATTAATGACTTAATTTCTGCAGGGTTTACGATAGAAGAAATGCGTGAGCCGATGTTGCAAAATGAGCCTGAATGGCAAGAAAATTTCAAAGATCTTGCTCATCGTCCCGTGCTTTTATTTGTGAAAGCACGCAAAAATTAA
- the rep gene encoding DNA helicase Rep, whose protein sequence is MKLNPQQQQAVESVEGACLVLAGAGSGKTRVIINKIAYLIHKGFYRPHHIAAVTFTNKAAREMKERVASSIGKDQTRGLRISTFHTLGFEIVKQEYRELNFKAHITLLDDHDQFALLKELTSDLLQEDREKVRAVMARISKWKNDLILPKQALALATMPDERLAATCYARYQNQIHAYNALDFDDLIMMPTLLLKNNEEVRMRWRDKIRYLLVDEYQDSNTSQYMLIKMLVGENGNFTVVGDDDQSIYAWRGAEPQNMMRLNQDFPNLHVIKLEQNYRSSQRILHCANILIENNEHIFEKKLFSVLGEGEKLQVITAKNEEHEAQRIAGEILTQHMLYQMPYKRFAVLYRGNHQSRLLERIFVQNRIPYKISGGTSFFSRPEVKDMMAYLRLIVNPDDDAAFLRIVNTPKRSIGPATLETLGSLAKERHLSLYEAIFDFELINRLTPRNYDALQKFANWIQGLSEKAQRTSPESILRSMLGDLHYEEYLYEQASSPKIAEMQARNIATLFNWVENMLTGDGLNDTMTLAQVVVQLTLRDMLERNAADEDADQVQLMTLHASKGLEFPHVFLMGMEEGILPHQTSIDEDNVEEERRLAYVGITRAKEKLTFTLCKERSQFGETVQTEPSRFLAELPQDHIEWEKNVSERDKKRDEEVAANAFASMRAMLGK, encoded by the coding sequence ATGAAATTAAATCCACAGCAACAACAGGCTGTTGAAAGTGTAGAAGGTGCGTGTCTCGTTCTTGCAGGTGCAGGATCGGGAAAAACACGTGTGATTATCAACAAAATTGCTTACCTCATTCATAAAGGTTTTTATCGTCCGCATCACATTGCTGCGGTGACATTCACGAATAAAGCCGCACGTGAAATGAAAGAAAGGGTAGCAAGTTCTATTGGTAAAGATCAAACACGTGGATTACGAATTTCTACTTTTCATACCTTAGGATTCGAGATTGTTAAACAAGAATATCGTGAATTAAATTTTAAGGCGCATATTACGTTGCTCGACGATCATGATCAATTTGCTTTATTAAAAGAATTGACCTCGGATCTGCTACAAGAGGATCGAGAAAAAGTGCGTGCCGTGATGGCTCGGATCAGTAAATGGAAAAATGATCTGATTTTGCCTAAGCAAGCCTTGGCATTAGCAACAATGCCTGATGAGCGCTTAGCGGCGACCTGTTATGCGCGCTATCAAAATCAAATTCACGCATATAATGCGTTGGATTTTGATGATCTGATCATGATGCCAACACTTTTACTAAAAAATAATGAAGAAGTCCGTATGCGTTGGCGTGATAAGATCCGTTATTTACTCGTCGATGAATATCAAGACAGTAACACCAGTCAATATATGCTAATTAAAATGTTGGTGGGAGAAAACGGGAACTTTACGGTTGTTGGCGATGATGATCAGTCTATCTATGCGTGGCGTGGTGCTGAACCACAAAATATGATGCGCCTTAATCAGGATTTTCCGAACTTACACGTTATAAAACTCGAACAAAATTATCGTTCAAGCCAACGTATTTTGCACTGTGCTAATATTCTCATTGAAAATAATGAACATATTTTTGAGAAAAAATTATTTTCTGTTCTTGGTGAAGGCGAAAAATTACAGGTTATTACCGCAAAAAATGAAGAGCATGAAGCGCAACGTATTGCAGGGGAAATCCTAACGCAACATATGCTTTATCAAATGCCTTATAAACGTTTTGCCGTATTATATCGTGGTAATCATCAATCACGCTTGTTAGAACGAATTTTTGTGCAAAACCGCATACCTTATAAAATTTCTGGCGGAACATCCTTTTTCTCTCGTCCAGAAGTCAAAGATATGATGGCATACTTGCGTTTGATCGTGAATCCCGATGATGATGCCGCTTTCTTGCGAATTGTGAATACACCAAAACGCTCAATTGGTCCCGCAACGTTAGAAACGTTAGGTTCATTAGCAAAAGAAAGACATCTTAGCTTATATGAAGCAATTTTTGATTTTGAATTAATCAATCGCTTAACCCCTCGCAATTATGATGCCTTACAGAAGTTTGCAAACTGGATCCAAGGGCTTTCTGAGAAAGCTCAACGAACCAGTCCAGAAAGTATTTTACGTAGTATGCTAGGTGATTTGCATTATGAAGAATATCTTTATGAGCAGGCGAGTAGCCCGAAAATTGCAGAAATGCAAGCTCGTAACATTGCGACACTCTTTAATTGGGTGGAAAACATGCTTACTGGTGATGGGTTAAATGACACGATGACCTTAGCGCAGGTTGTAGTTCAATTAACCTTACGTGATATGTTGGAACGTAACGCTGCCGATGAAGATGCCGATCAGGTGCAATTAATGACATTACATGCTTCGAAAGGTTTAGAATTTCCGCATGTTTTCTTGATGGGAATGGAAGAGGGTATTTTGCCACATCAAACCAGTATTGATGAAGATAATGTGGAAGAAGAACGTCGTCTTGCTTATGTGGGGATTACACGAGCAAAAGAAAAATTGACCTTCACATTATGTAAAGAACGTTCTCAATTTGGTGAAACCGTACAAACTGAACCAAGCCGTTTTTTAGCTGAATTACCGCAAGATCATATTGAATGGGAAAAAAATGTAAGCGAGCGAGATAAAAAACGTGATGAAGAAGTTGCAGCGAATGCCTTTGCAAGTATGCGCGCAATGTTGGGGAAATAA
- a CDS encoding aromatic amino acid transporter, whose product MNKDTRKPSLLGGIMIITGTTVGAGMLANPTSMAGVWFIGSVILLVYTWFCMMTSGLMILEANLHYPKGASFPTIVKDLLGDHWNWITGLSIAFVLYILTYAYVTSGGGMTQALLQHLFPTLPIPRSIGSLIFCFGLGFFVWISTKAVDRFNVILLGGMVIAFLYSSLGLIASAKATILFNTLSPANEHYYPYILGALPVCLVSFGFHGNVPSLVKYYRRDGKRVAKVIFLGTGLSLVIYLLWQLAVQGNLPRADFAPVIAKNGDIHALLTALSNMIKVETLTIALRFFAYMAIASSFLGVTLGLFDYISDLFKLSDNTKRERIKICMISFLPPLILSLLFPYGFVMAIGYAGLAATVWTGIVPALLVKAARKKFNPPRYQVYGGNFIIYFIIVFAMLNIFAQIAQQFHLLPIFTG is encoded by the coding sequence ATGAACAAAGATACTCGCAAACCGTCATTATTAGGCGGAATAATGATCATCACGGGAACAACTGTTGGTGCAGGAATGTTGGCAAATCCTACTTCAATGGCAGGTGTTTGGTTTATTGGATCAGTAATTTTACTTGTTTATACCTGGTTTTGTATGATGACATCGGGATTAATGATCCTTGAGGCGAATCTTCATTATCCCAAGGGGGCGAGTTTTCCTACTATTGTAAAAGATCTATTAGGGGATCATTGGAATTGGATTACGGGACTCTCGATTGCCTTTGTTCTTTATATTTTAACCTATGCTTATGTGACCTCAGGTGGAGGAATGACGCAAGCATTATTACAGCATCTTTTTCCTACGTTACCCATACCACGGAGTATAGGCTCCCTTATTTTTTGTTTTGGACTCGGGTTTTTTGTTTGGATATCTACCAAAGCAGTGGATAGGTTTAATGTCATTTTGCTAGGTGGGATGGTGATAGCCTTTTTATATTCAAGTTTAGGTTTGATCGCATCGGCGAAAGCAACGATTTTATTTAATACCTTATCGCCAGCGAACGAACATTATTACCCCTATATTCTTGGTGCATTACCTGTATGTTTAGTATCTTTTGGATTTCATGGCAATGTACCGAGTTTGGTGAAGTATTATCGTCGAGATGGAAAGCGCGTAGCGAAGGTTATTTTTTTAGGAACAGGGCTTTCGTTAGTGATTTATTTGTTATGGCAATTAGCAGTACAGGGTAACTTGCCACGTGCTGATTTTGCACCTGTTATTGCGAAAAATGGTGATATTCATGCATTATTAACCGCACTTTCAAACATGATTAAGGTCGAAACGCTAACTATTGCTTTACGTTTTTTTGCTTATATGGCGATTGCTAGCTCATTTTTAGGCGTAACACTAGGGCTTTTTGATTATATTAGCGACTTGTTTAAATTATCTGATAATACTAAGCGTGAACGCATTAAGATTTGTATGATAAGTTTCTTGCCACCGCTTATTCTGAGTCTATTATTTCCATACGGATTTGTCATGGCGATTGGATATGCTGGGCTGGCTGCAACGGTGTGGACAGGGATTGTACCTGCGCTATTGGTTAAAGCAGCACGTAAGAAATTTAATCCGCCACGTTACCAAGTGTATGGTGGTAATTTTATTATTTATTTTATTATTGTTTTCGCTATGCTAAATATTTTTGCACAAATTGCGCAACAGTTTCACCTTTTGCCGATTTTTACAGGATAA